The following are encoded in a window of Cryobacterium sp. CG_9.6 genomic DNA:
- a CDS encoding glycosyltransferase, with protein sequence MPRDGGGLRVLAWEEALQSLGYSVEIQGINPQGPSLNDNPSFLTSTKRMIAPMPFSRAIPPLRKADLHVMTVPVVFKSAAQAIQKESLIFDWMDLWSVNARTMGASSPLSIPGGLTQSLVWKHREKNLPRRARFNTVAGFGDLAVIGSHATAGWLPTPTRMYPRTFNAPGRPRRVGFIGNLGYEPNEMSLRKFFRDFGHQLSSKKLEIVVAGFGSERVKGWGVPATVLGSLDELESFYDSIDAVIVPIDHGGGIKVKAVEALARGLIVYGTDHVRSGFSPDFWPLIRNIDELFQSELLDQPSAPTESVNAQIASRFTQDAFTASVEEILKR encoded by the coding sequence ATGCCCCGTGATGGTGGAGGGTTGCGGGTACTCGCATGGGAAGAGGCTTTGCAAAGCCTTGGCTACTCAGTGGAGATTCAGGGAATCAACCCTCAAGGGCCGAGCCTCAACGACAACCCCTCATTCTTAACAAGCACCAAGCGAATGATCGCGCCGATGCCGTTCTCGCGTGCCATCCCACCGTTGCGAAAGGCGGATCTTCATGTAATGACCGTTCCCGTGGTTTTCAAATCTGCAGCCCAAGCGATTCAGAAAGAGTCGCTGATCTTCGACTGGATGGATCTCTGGAGTGTTAATGCTCGGACGATGGGGGCCTCATCCCCTCTTTCAATCCCCGGTGGGCTAACGCAGAGCCTAGTCTGGAAGCATCGAGAGAAGAATCTGCCCCGGAGGGCTCGCTTCAATACAGTGGCTGGCTTCGGTGACCTTGCAGTTATCGGTAGTCATGCGACCGCGGGCTGGCTACCAACGCCCACCCGCATGTACCCGCGGACTTTCAACGCACCAGGTCGACCTCGACGCGTTGGGTTCATAGGAAACTTGGGGTATGAGCCAAATGAGATGTCCCTGAGGAAATTTTTTCGTGATTTTGGCCATCAACTCTCGTCTAAGAAGCTCGAAATCGTTGTCGCAGGATTCGGTTCTGAGCGCGTCAAAGGTTGGGGTGTGCCGGCAACCGTCCTAGGCTCGTTGGACGAGCTAGAAAGTTTCTACGACAGTATTGACGCGGTGATTGTGCCGATCGACCACGGTGGAGGTATCAAGGTCAAGGCTGTTGAGGCCTTAGCGCGTGGGCTCATCGTTTATGGGACGGACCATGTCCGATCGGGCTTCAGTCCAGATTTTTGGCCTTTGATCAGGAATATTGATGAGTTATTTCAATCTGAATTATTAGATCAGCCATCAGCACCTACAGAATCGGTCAATGCACAAATAGCGTCGCGTTTCACACAAGACGCGTTCACAGCTTCTGTTGAAGAAATACTCAAAAGATGA
- a CDS encoding nitroreductase family protein, with protein sequence MKTLVKRHLPTRVLNSWKTMQTGLTNTREALLDAKRHRVYGGPGEGSFDSSWTGRQLETQLTKDYHRVEKGLALREPKRPFGAEVEKRLRVGLSTLAAGTAGPITYGSFAESALTALQSWNAGGAADPRVALPVVRDDVLRQANSSEARTILFDDFFTSRRSIRDFDSSLNVDIADIEAAVALATNTPSVCNRQAFRVHMYTGKQAVTSVLSQQNGNAGFRNSIPVVLVVTVDARLFSGASERNQRWIDGGLFAMTLGWALHSRDLGTCFLNWSMKNSESDALRSSAGIAAHEDIVTLIAVGIPPKSFKVARSPRRQIDEVLVRHA encoded by the coding sequence ATGAAAACTCTAGTGAAGAGGCACTTGCCTACTCGAGTTCTGAATAGCTGGAAGACGATGCAGACAGGCCTAACCAATACTCGGGAGGCACTTCTTGATGCGAAACGTCACCGCGTCTATGGAGGTCCGGGAGAGGGCTCTTTCGATTCTTCCTGGACCGGACGGCAACTGGAAACTCAACTGACCAAGGACTATCACAGAGTTGAGAAGGGGTTAGCGCTTCGTGAACCCAAACGCCCGTTCGGTGCAGAAGTAGAAAAGAGACTTCGAGTAGGCCTAAGCACTCTTGCAGCTGGGACAGCGGGTCCGATTACCTATGGTTCTTTCGCTGAATCTGCGCTGACTGCCCTGCAAAGTTGGAACGCCGGAGGTGCGGCTGACCCCCGGGTCGCTTTACCCGTCGTCCGCGATGACGTGCTTCGCCAAGCTAACTCGAGCGAAGCTCGAACTATTCTCTTCGATGACTTCTTCACGTCCCGGAGGAGCATCAGGGACTTCGACAGCTCTCTTAACGTCGACATCGCGGACATTGAGGCGGCTGTAGCGCTGGCAACGAATACTCCATCTGTCTGCAATAGGCAGGCGTTTCGAGTACACATGTATACAGGGAAGCAGGCTGTTACCTCAGTCCTATCTCAGCAAAATGGGAATGCAGGTTTTCGGAATTCAATTCCAGTTGTGCTGGTAGTAACCGTTGATGCGCGGCTTTTTTCTGGCGCATCAGAGCGCAATCAGAGATGGATTGACGGTGGACTTTTTGCCATGACTTTGGGGTGGGCTCTTCATTCACGAGATCTCGGGACATGCTTCCTAAACTGGTCGATGAAGAATTCCGAATCGGACGCCCTCCGAAGCTCGGCAGGAATCGCGGCACACGAAGACATCGTTACCCTGATCGCAGTCGGCATTCCGCCAAAGAGTTTCAAGGTAGCGAGGTCTCCCCGTAGGCAGATTGATGAGGTTCTGGTGAGGCATGCCTGA
- a CDS encoding right-handed parallel beta-helix repeat-containing protein produces MTQTPRRQFVVGIAAALAAAATGAKTVPGNSVPNEIQPSSSDEVISSLIDKPESLTRRVVSANYAPLVAFNSNNYASINEMFRAVNSFGRACEIEIVPGQYVVTPLRIDSPDVRIIAYGATLRLAAGTDQILLSIGVNAVRFNAEGITLDGNYTAQLGTSHCLVFEEYFGLTFRYADRSNIINSHIINALTDGARIEAARLQIQFRHVTIRDFGRYGWVVRSTDCAFSHGGIGGIRGQVGAYIDGGANWVRDSGIWSNSKYGIQLTRRAASCLIVHNSIDNNIGAGLGAIGAAGSSLNTLVSGNLFRGNSTAGIGLHPDIYLEEVAALSFLGNFSGASGGSSARTSYAIQTGNGVGFINEIGNYWASSTYHVMGRFSNVDALRTRLFHSDIYPQLATDVALRSKVASDLYERFRVRGDGEITWGTGSAPLDTNLYRAGRRVLRTDGAIHAESLRLHGAGGAGFILFEVPQTASQGLPSAGQARAFARLSNQGRPELVFQTSLGEAVFTPQAGTSSQRPPASNPGQQYYDTTLKRPIWSDGTTWRDAAGRGV; encoded by the coding sequence ATGACCCAGACTCCTCGCCGCCAGTTCGTCGTCGGTATTGCTGCTGCACTGGCTGCTGCAGCAACTGGTGCGAAAACCGTGCCTGGGAATTCAGTGCCGAATGAAATCCAGCCGTCATCGAGCGACGAAGTGATTTCAAGCCTCATTGACAAGCCAGAGTCTCTAACTAGACGTGTCGTTTCGGCAAACTATGCACCCTTGGTTGCCTTCAATTCGAACAACTACGCTTCAATCAACGAGATGTTCCGCGCGGTGAATTCCTTCGGTCGAGCCTGTGAAATCGAGATCGTCCCAGGGCAGTACGTTGTAACGCCGCTACGTATAGACAGCCCCGATGTTCGAATTATTGCCTACGGGGCAACACTTCGGTTGGCCGCGGGCACCGATCAGATTCTGCTGTCGATCGGTGTCAACGCAGTGCGATTCAATGCGGAGGGCATCACGCTCGATGGAAACTACACGGCGCAGCTCGGTACGTCGCACTGCCTTGTTTTCGAAGAATACTTCGGACTGACATTTAGGTATGCCGATCGATCGAACATCATTAATTCCCACATCATCAACGCATTGACAGACGGCGCGAGAATCGAGGCAGCGCGTTTGCAGATTCAATTTCGTCATGTCACCATACGAGATTTTGGTCGGTACGGTTGGGTCGTTAGATCGACAGACTGTGCGTTTAGTCACGGTGGCATTGGCGGGATACGTGGTCAAGTTGGTGCATATATTGATGGGGGAGCGAACTGGGTGCGGGATAGCGGAATCTGGTCGAACTCGAAATACGGGATTCAGCTCACGCGTCGGGCCGCGAGTTGTTTAATAGTTCACAACTCGATAGATAACAACATTGGCGCGGGCCTTGGCGCCATAGGTGCAGCTGGAAGCTCGCTGAACACTCTGGTTTCTGGAAACCTATTCCGCGGGAACAGCACCGCGGGCATTGGTTTGCACCCCGACATCTACCTTGAGGAGGTAGCCGCCTTGAGTTTTCTTGGTAACTTCTCGGGTGCCTCTGGAGGCAGCTCTGCGAGGACTAGCTACGCTATCCAGACCGGAAACGGGGTCGGGTTTATCAACGAGATCGGAAACTACTGGGCATCCTCGACGTACCACGTAATGGGGCGATTCAGCAATGTGGATGCACTTAGAACTCGGCTCTTTCACTCAGATATATATCCTCAACTTGCCACTGATGTGGCATTGCGCTCAAAAGTGGCTTCCGACCTGTACGAGAGGTTTCGTGTCCGGGGTGATGGTGAAATAACTTGGGGTACCGGCAGTGCACCGCTCGATACGAACCTGTATCGAGCGGGCCGTAGGGTCCTCAGGACTGATGGAGCCATCCACGCTGAGAGCCTGAGACTACATGGCGCTGGAGGTGCTGGGTTCATACTATTTGAGGTACCACAGACGGCTTCTCAAGGCCTACCATCTGCCGGTCAGGCAAGAGCATTCGCTAGGTTGAGCAATCAGGGCCGACCGGAACTTGTCTTCCAAACGTCCCTAGGTGAAGCAGTCTTTACGCCTCAGGCAGGTACGAGCTCGCAGCGCCCTCCGGCCTCCAACCCCGGCCAACAGTATTACGACACTACATTGAAGAGACCAATTTGGTCTGATGGGACGACCTGGCGCGATGCAGCAGGACGTGGCGTCTAA
- the istB gene encoding IS21-like element helper ATPase IstB: MSLITVQDIIDTGRQASLTQTVLLKWAEKGTPKQREYLHGMLLAEHESRQASRRQRLLSAARLPALKSLTGFDYSSVKFPEDYGREELTSLEFINRAEDLVLYGDVGTGKTHLASALIAAACREGIPARFFTTSSLVMQLRRAKDEGRLDRELANIARNRLIAIDEFGYLPIDTEGARLLFQVIADGYEKRSLIITTNLEFSRWGTVFGDDNMAAAVIDRIVHHGRLLQFRGESYRVKHALMK; this comes from the coding sequence ATGAGCCTCATCACCGTCCAAGACATCATCGACACCGGCCGGCAGGCATCACTGACCCAAACGGTGCTGCTCAAATGGGCTGAGAAAGGCACCCCGAAACAACGCGAATACCTCCACGGGATGCTCCTTGCGGAGCACGAATCCCGACAAGCATCACGCCGCCAACGACTGTTGAGCGCCGCCCGGCTGCCCGCACTGAAATCACTCACGGGTTTTGACTACTCGAGCGTCAAGTTCCCCGAGGACTACGGCCGGGAAGAGCTGACGTCGCTGGAATTCATCAACCGAGCCGAGGACCTGGTCCTCTATGGCGATGTCGGCACCGGCAAAACTCACCTCGCCAGTGCACTGATCGCCGCAGCCTGCCGCGAAGGAATCCCGGCACGCTTCTTCACCACCTCATCCCTAGTCATGCAGTTGCGCCGCGCTAAAGACGAAGGCCGACTCGACCGGGAGCTGGCCAACATAGCCAGAAACCGGCTAATCGCAATTGATGAATTTGGCTACTTACCCATTGACACCGAGGGCGCGCGGCTACTCTTCCAAGTCATCGCCGATGGTTATGAAAAAAGAAGCCTGATCATCACTACAAATTTGGAATTTTCGCGCTGGGGAACAGTGTTCGGCGACGACAACATGGCCGCTGCCGTCATCGACCGCATCGTCCACCACGGCCGCCTCCTCCAGTTTCGCGGAGAGTCCTACCGCGTGAAACACGCCCTCATGAAATAG
- the istA gene encoding IS21 family transposase — translation MSVQENIRTLDSHGIAGREIARRLGVSRDAVVKYTKQQDYSPKPPAPVPRPAGSVLTGCETTIEMWLGEDQRRPRKQRHTAKRVFDRLATEESYTGSYSSVQRFVRTWNDQHRQAGEGFTELVWPAGTAQVDFGQADAIIGGIRQVLHIFVVTFPFSNMRFVQAYRGETAECVCHGLRTVFDHIGAAPRHLVFDNATGIGRRVGTKVVETKLFGAFKLHYRSESRYCNPYSGNEKGNVENAVGFLRRNLMVPEPEAATLQGLNNVLMVRCMALAEATHYRKGLPISELFAQDVAASLALPGVGFDPVRYESRTADKKGSLLIDGNTYAAGSSFHSRTLTVGLRHDVVEILDEHATPVRSFPRAFGHQSETIFEPAALLPLLVTKPGAWGHSQLRPLVPGLVRDWLDTATATNRRRLLSAVDAASGSAGFDAAITAADLLIQRGDTPEIAALGMLARRLADGTAPSVENVDLSVYDIFTTDAFSTINTINTLTGEIA, via the coding sequence ATGTCCGTGCAAGAAAATATCAGAACTCTCGACTCTCACGGAATCGCGGGCCGTGAAATCGCCCGCAGGCTCGGAGTCAGTCGCGACGCGGTGGTCAAATACACCAAGCAGCAGGATTACTCGCCGAAACCACCGGCACCCGTGCCCCGGCCCGCTGGGTCAGTTTTGACCGGGTGTGAGACCACCATTGAGATGTGGTTGGGTGAGGATCAGCGTCGGCCCCGGAAGCAACGCCACACCGCCAAGCGGGTCTTTGATCGCCTCGCCACCGAGGAAAGCTACACCGGGAGTTACTCCTCGGTGCAACGCTTCGTCAGGACGTGGAACGACCAACACCGCCAGGCCGGGGAGGGCTTCACCGAACTGGTCTGGCCGGCTGGCACCGCGCAGGTTGACTTCGGTCAGGCCGACGCCATCATCGGCGGAATCCGGCAGGTTCTGCACATCTTCGTTGTCACGTTCCCGTTTTCGAACATGCGCTTCGTTCAGGCCTACCGCGGCGAAACCGCCGAGTGTGTCTGCCACGGGCTGCGAACCGTGTTCGATCACATCGGTGCGGCTCCCCGGCACCTCGTCTTTGACAACGCCACCGGCATCGGCCGCCGCGTTGGCACCAAGGTCGTTGAGACGAAACTGTTCGGCGCGTTCAAGTTGCACTACAGATCCGAGTCCCGGTACTGCAACCCGTACTCCGGCAATGAGAAGGGGAACGTGGAAAACGCGGTCGGTTTCCTTCGGCGGAACTTGATGGTCCCCGAGCCCGAGGCGGCCACCCTGCAGGGCCTGAACAACGTGTTAATGGTGCGGTGCATGGCGTTGGCTGAGGCCACGCACTACCGCAAAGGCCTGCCCATCAGCGAGCTCTTCGCCCAGGACGTCGCCGCAAGCCTTGCTTTGCCCGGCGTTGGCTTTGACCCGGTGCGTTATGAATCCCGCACGGCCGACAAGAAAGGGAGCCTCCTCATTGACGGGAACACCTACGCCGCCGGGTCCTCTTTCCACAGCCGCACTCTCACGGTCGGACTCCGCCATGACGTCGTCGAGATCCTCGACGAGCACGCCACACCAGTCCGTTCATTCCCGCGAGCCTTCGGTCACCAGAGTGAGACGATCTTCGAACCGGCCGCCCTGCTGCCGTTGCTAGTGACCAAACCCGGAGCCTGGGGCCATTCCCAACTGCGGCCATTGGTCCCGGGGCTGGTGCGCGACTGGCTTGACACAGCCACCGCCACCAACCGCCGCCGGCTCCTCAGCGCCGTTGATGCCGCATCGGGATCAGCCGGTTTCGACGCCGCCATCACTGCTGCTGACCTGCTCATCCAGCGCGGAGACACCCCGGAGATCGCAGCACTGGGCATGCTCGCCCGGCGCCTGGCCGACGGCACTGCCCCGTCGGTGGAGAACGTGGACTTGAGCGTTTATGACATCTTCACCACCGACGCCTTCAGCACCATCAACACCATCAACACTCTGACGGGAGAAATCGCATGA
- the istA gene encoding IS21 family transposase, producing the protein MAGNQPLTWQDSTAETAYKELITHMLRHEPGRAMLVDWAGDTMDVVDTITGEVVRAILFVAVLPYSGLMFCRAYADMKSPAWLDAHVQAFAFFGGVTQIVVPDNPTTSTHQTHKGDAERIVNARYQQLADHYQTAIVPARVKKPRDKAAAENAVNVVNKRVIGYLEDDVFTTLGELNAAIEERVREINHDIRRADDTTRWERFDSEERELLGPLPDAGFEDVEWKELKAARNYHVTADTQRYSVPFALAGKLLRVRLTSSRVTVFDGHESICEHPRLTGRKGQYSTLPDHVPPQHRDIDGLWSRRWFTDRARSVGPATVTVIEQILDSQAIEAQGYLSCQNILDGLGKNNRERLEAACQELVNRSAHPTYSTLKRLMAAIDSDTKKPRAKVPAASTRKHVSTVVFRDTMPDVYVRDASHYARDEEVK; encoded by the coding sequence TTGGCAGGAAACCAGCCGCTAACTTGGCAGGATTCCACCGCCGAAACGGCCTACAAAGAGTTGATCACACACATGCTGCGCCATGAGCCTGGTCGGGCGATGCTGGTGGACTGGGCCGGCGACACGATGGACGTCGTCGACACCATCACCGGCGAGGTCGTCAGAGCAATTCTGTTCGTCGCGGTGCTGCCGTATTCGGGACTGATGTTCTGCCGCGCCTACGCGGATATGAAGTCTCCGGCGTGGCTCGACGCGCACGTTCAAGCGTTCGCGTTCTTCGGCGGCGTGACGCAGATCGTCGTGCCGGATAACCCAACAACGTCCACCCACCAGACTCATAAGGGTGATGCGGAGCGGATCGTTAACGCCAGGTATCAGCAGCTCGCTGATCACTACCAGACAGCAATTGTTCCGGCCAGAGTGAAAAAGCCCCGCGATAAAGCGGCTGCCGAGAATGCGGTGAACGTGGTCAACAAACGCGTCATCGGCTACCTCGAGGACGACGTCTTCACGACGCTGGGCGAGTTGAACGCGGCGATTGAGGAACGGGTGCGGGAGATCAACCATGACATCCGCCGCGCTGACGACACCACCCGGTGGGAACGCTTCGACAGCGAGGAGCGGGAGCTGCTGGGCCCTCTTCCAGATGCGGGGTTCGAGGATGTCGAGTGGAAGGAGCTGAAGGCGGCCCGAAATTACCATGTCACCGCGGACACGCAACGGTATTCGGTGCCGTTCGCTCTGGCGGGCAAGCTGCTGCGGGTTCGGCTGACGTCGTCACGGGTGACGGTCTTCGACGGGCACGAGAGCATCTGCGAACACCCGCGGCTGACGGGCCGCAAAGGCCAATACTCGACCCTGCCGGACCATGTCCCGCCGCAGCACCGCGATATCGACGGGCTGTGGTCGAGGCGCTGGTTCACCGACCGGGCGCGCAGCGTCGGGCCGGCCACCGTCACCGTGATCGAGCAGATCCTGGACAGCCAGGCGATCGAAGCGCAGGGCTACCTGTCCTGCCAGAACATCCTCGACGGGCTTGGCAAGAACAACCGGGAACGGCTGGAGGCGGCCTGCCAGGAGCTCGTGAACCGCAGCGCGCATCCGACCTATTCGACGCTGAAACGGTTGATGGCGGCCATCGACAGCGACACGAAAAAGCCGCGGGCGAAGGTCCCGGCCGCCTCCACGCGCAAACACGTCAGTACGGTCGTGTTCCGCGACACCATGCCGGATGTTTATGTGCGTGACGCCTCGCACTATGCCCGCGACGAGGAGGTCAAGTGA
- a CDS encoding ATP-binding protein: MFTSVDYDKFRALRVTHVATRLEELIQDEANDILTPEQLFLTAVDDALESRRINKVDKLIRQAAFPIPGATIAEVDYREGRGITQVRMRRYAAHDWRSDATNLLIISPTGGGKTYLACALAIGACESEHSVLYYRMDDLARKLVIARGDAIAHQKLLNELSNVDLLIIDDFLTVGIDSDAGNDLFAILANREHRLPTMIASQTGPAHWVVELPDRVAADSIVNRLANNARIIKLGQIDMRQQRNDQARAHESYWE; encoded by the coding sequence ATGTTCACCAGCGTTGATTACGACAAGTTCCGGGCCCTGCGGGTGACCCATGTTGCGACTCGGCTGGAGGAACTCATTCAGGACGAAGCCAACGACATCCTCACCCCCGAGCAGCTGTTCCTCACCGCGGTCGACGACGCGTTGGAGTCTCGCCGGATCAATAAGGTCGACAAGCTCATCCGCCAGGCTGCGTTCCCGATCCCGGGCGCCACCATCGCCGAGGTCGACTATCGCGAGGGACGCGGCATCACCCAGGTCAGGATGCGACGCTATGCCGCTCATGACTGGCGCTCCGATGCGACGAATCTGCTGATCATTTCACCCACCGGAGGCGGGAAAACCTATCTCGCCTGCGCGTTGGCCATCGGCGCCTGCGAGAGCGAGCATTCGGTGCTCTACTACCGGATGGACGACCTCGCCCGAAAGCTCGTCATCGCTCGCGGTGATGCCATCGCTCACCAGAAGCTGTTGAACGAGCTGTCGAACGTCGACCTGCTCATCATCGATGACTTCCTCACCGTCGGCATCGACAGCGACGCTGGCAACGACCTATTCGCGATACTCGCCAACCGGGAACACCGCCTCCCGACGATGATTGCCTCGCAGACCGGACCCGCGCACTGGGTCGTCGAGCTGCCCGACCGCGTCGCAGCGGACTCGATCGTGAACCGCCTCGCCAACAACGCCCGCATCATTAAGCTCGGCCAGATCGACATGCGCCAGCAGCGCAACGACCAAGCCCGCGCCCACGAGAGCTACTGGGAATAA
- a CDS encoding acyltransferase: MSIAAMTTVTIGDNVKIADLVTIQDTNYHRVAPGEQVVSAPITICRNAWLGRLSIISPGVTIGENSVVAAGAVVTRDVQPNTVVAGTPAKVVRTFLAPQGWIRE; the protein is encoded by the coding sequence GTGAGCATTGCAGCAATGACGACAGTAACCATTGGTGACAACGTCAAGATTGCCGATCTCGTGACAATTCAGGACACTAATTACCATCGGGTCGCCCCGGGTGAACAGGTGGTTTCAGCCCCAATCACTATTTGCAGGAATGCTTGGCTCGGTCGACTTTCAATAATCTCTCCCGGAGTAACCATTGGTGAAAATTCGGTTGTGGCCGCCGGCGCGGTCGTGACCAGAGACGTCCAACCAAATACGGTTGTGGCCGGGACGCCCGCAAAAGTGGTTAGAACGTTTTTAGCGCCTCAAGGATGGATCCGTGAATAG
- a CDS encoding polysaccharide pyruvyl transferase family protein, which produces MDAFEVPEEFERARIKLVVLPRLVYGRGVSRLFNIVAFARVLRGARSLSIVGADVMDGGYGRRPSVLEWSLASAAAKAGIQTRVLGFSWKNDVDRQVQVAARRATRSGVVAFARDPHSRARLQANGVKVEEAADVVFLHSGTSKPNVHDERLQGWIEAGKRVAILNMSGLIQATFDQTEEYGLIVEVLRGLGYEILLLPHVSTDISVIEAFRSSGPTYSNIDYVERLLTPTEVKALVAKADVVVTGRMHLSILGLSMGVPSIVLATQGKVLGLMELVGTPRFCVDPVTGFANIVEIRLRELEISRTETVAMINSGVHEARVLAAVNFRDL; this is translated from the coding sequence GTGGATGCTTTCGAAGTTCCGGAGGAATTTGAGCGGGCGAGGATCAAACTCGTTGTGCTCCCACGGCTCGTCTATGGACGGGGCGTGAGCCGTCTTTTTAACATCGTTGCGTTCGCTCGCGTTCTTCGCGGCGCTCGCTCCCTATCTATTGTTGGCGCTGATGTTATGGATGGCGGGTACGGACGACGGCCGTCGGTACTCGAGTGGAGCTTGGCTTCCGCGGCGGCCAAGGCTGGCATTCAGACCCGCGTACTTGGGTTTAGCTGGAAAAACGACGTAGACCGTCAGGTTCAGGTTGCTGCGCGCCGGGCAACACGCAGCGGAGTCGTTGCTTTCGCTCGCGATCCGCATTCACGAGCTCGATTGCAGGCCAATGGTGTGAAGGTGGAAGAGGCTGCCGACGTCGTCTTTTTGCATTCAGGAACCTCAAAACCGAATGTGCACGACGAACGCCTTCAAGGGTGGATCGAAGCGGGGAAACGTGTCGCCATTCTCAACATGAGTGGTCTGATCCAGGCGACATTTGATCAGACTGAAGAATATGGCCTCATAGTCGAAGTCCTCCGAGGGCTCGGGTATGAAATACTACTGCTTCCTCATGTTTCGACGGACATTTCCGTGATCGAGGCCTTTAGGTCGAGTGGCCCTACATACTCGAACATTGATTACGTAGAGCGATTGCTCACTCCGACTGAAGTCAAGGCTCTCGTGGCTAAAGCAGACGTTGTCGTCACAGGCCGAATGCACTTGTCCATCCTCGGCCTAAGTATGGGGGTCCCTTCCATTGTTCTGGCGACACAGGGGAAGGTTCTTGGTTTGATGGAATTGGTCGGTACGCCCAGATTCTGCGTCGACCCAGTGACGGGTTTCGCCAACATCGTCGAAATTCGGCTGCGTGAGCTGGAAATCAGTCGAACCGAGACGGTAGCGATGATCAATTCAGGTGTGCACGAGGCACGCGTGCTGGCTGCGGTAAATTTCCGTGATCTCTAG
- a CDS encoding lipopolysaccharide biosynthesis protein, whose protein sequence is MSLSAAATRGGTAVVTGQVIKLGLLLVNLVVLGRLLSPSDFGLLAMVMAIVGVGELFRDFGLSSAAVQAKSVSHAQKSNLFWINSLLGLFLAGASCAAANLIASLYGDPRLVNVILAISMTFILNGVQTQFQVELIRNHRFLAVAATDVASQVAGLAVAVILALLGGGYWALVGLQLGIAATLCILRVASARWIPSLPSRRTEIKSFLQYGWNLGWAQIVGYISYNIDSIILGARSGASALGLYSRAFQIITLPVVQLLAPLSNVVLPLLSRVESKDVFVRAIIRIQLILSYSAALFFGLLVATAYPFVRLLLGAAWVQSAPILQLLSIGALFQVVTFAGYWVFLARALTKSLLRYNLVTKTFVILCVAVGSSWGPLGVAAGYSLGLVVSWPVSLFWLSRISDFPVRQTTPIVLRGIGLAVTVASCGLAFGALMPVNHTVLQFAINFIGAILGLGLTLAYRPLRMELLQLAAAAAQTVRRKL, encoded by the coding sequence GTGAGCTTGTCGGCTGCTGCTACTCGAGGTGGCACGGCAGTGGTTACAGGGCAGGTCATCAAGCTAGGCCTGCTCCTCGTGAATCTAGTTGTTCTTGGACGCCTGCTGTCGCCCTCGGACTTCGGCCTTCTAGCAATGGTTATGGCCATCGTCGGAGTGGGGGAGCTTTTTCGAGATTTCGGTCTTTCATCAGCGGCCGTGCAAGCAAAATCGGTAAGTCACGCACAGAAATCCAACCTTTTCTGGATTAACTCACTGCTTGGCCTTTTTCTCGCAGGGGCTAGCTGTGCGGCAGCCAATCTAATCGCGTCGCTTTATGGCGATCCTCGACTGGTTAACGTCATTCTTGCGATCTCGATGACGTTCATCCTGAATGGCGTTCAGACGCAATTTCAAGTCGAGCTCATACGGAATCACCGATTTTTAGCCGTAGCCGCCACAGATGTGGCGTCGCAGGTCGCAGGCTTGGCCGTTGCCGTGATTCTTGCGCTTCTTGGAGGGGGATATTGGGCACTAGTTGGGTTACAACTGGGGATAGCAGCCACACTCTGCATTCTCCGGGTTGCATCTGCCAGATGGATTCCCAGCCTGCCGTCGCGTAGAACAGAAATTAAGTCATTTCTTCAGTACGGGTGGAATCTGGGCTGGGCCCAAATCGTCGGTTACATAAGCTACAACATTGACAGCATCATCCTCGGTGCTCGGTCGGGTGCCTCGGCCCTCGGCCTCTATAGTCGAGCATTCCAGATCATTACATTGCCGGTCGTGCAGCTTTTGGCCCCTCTTTCAAACGTTGTGCTTCCACTTCTATCTCGAGTTGAGTCCAAGGACGTGTTCGTTCGGGCGATCATTCGTATACAACTGATACTTAGCTATAGTGCAGCTCTATTCTTCGGACTTCTGGTCGCGACGGCGTACCCATTTGTTCGACTACTTCTGGGGGCCGCTTGGGTGCAATCCGCGCCAATCCTTCAGCTGTTGAGCATCGGTGCGCTCTTCCAAGTGGTGACCTTTGCAGGGTATTGGGTCTTTCTTGCTCGCGCTCTCACGAAATCGCTTCTCCGATATAACCTCGTCACAAAAACTTTTGTGATTCTCTGCGTCGCGGTGGGAAGCAGTTGGGGTCCGCTCGGCGTCGCGGCTGGCTATTCCCTTGGCCTTGTAGTTTCTTGGCCCGTTTCATTGTTTTGGCTAAGTCGCATCAGTGATTTCCCGGTGAGACAAACGACGCCTATAGTCCTCAGGGGAATCGGTCTAGCCGTGACAGTGGCCTCGTGCGGCCTTGCATTCGGGGCGCTTATGCCCGTAAACCACACCGTCCTCCAGTTCGCGATCAACTTCATCGGAGCAATCCTTGGACTTGGGCTAACGCTGGCTTACCGACCTTTGAGAATGGAACTTCTGCAGTTGGCTGCAGCCGCAGCCCAAACAGTTCGACGAAAGCTGTGA